In Passer domesticus isolate bPasDom1 chromosome 7, bPasDom1.hap1, whole genome shotgun sequence, one genomic interval encodes:
- the GCNA gene encoding germ cell nuclear acidic protein isoform X2 — MYRGAVLGTVAKTLKKKKNKALVCQFDRFDRCVTFCAAVSKSTVLAMTAPVCEERAALRAAVPVLGWKTRNFRGRRGPCAHARGAGSAGRSSAMAGAAGPGPAPGHRHRHRPGGLRPGRGAGAAASGGTSPERAAAGSQGWRSGSALYFSSSSDDEFEMFLARLKTPKSVSKKADTSLKDFIDDSDDFFLDLKVKKSTTKSAQKDLQTPRKLMTPGNRNTCCQELQYPDTSSDIEDSVFVDSPWLNHQKEGVKDLRESQKCRNLSPPQNRKESDFKGSPDWLVRRKERSCEDTENKLPAVALGHGAGVESDSSDESFGSLMERIKKRSLPRKPALSTSKNVFQPSTTENSKPPCKDAQPVKGEGVKTPKPKSISLQETPSMIRTPARIPGNESVSCSQSAKTEKRLRVCTVPGCFLQDLSNPASHYVKYFKKNKEELAQKLYRLFNSTIFEQKLPEDMVITWNKKMRKTAGYCVTGQRAGPEGKRYARIELSEKVCDSADRLRDTLIHEVCHAATWLINGVRDGHGRFWRFYASKSAAIHPELPLVTRCHSYEINYKYTYECVRCKATIGRHSRSLDTARFVCAFCGGQLALRQPPARGGTPARPQLTPFARYVKENYALAKREQHGLSHAQVMKKLSADFAAKTKLEDSF; from the exons ATGTATAGGGGTGCAGTCCTAGGTACTGTAgcaaagactttaaaaaaaaaaaaaaataaagctttggTTTGCCAGTTTGACCGATTTGACCGCTGTGTCACGTTTTGTGCTGCTGTCAGCAAGAGCACGGTGCTGGCCATGACCGCTCCCGTGTGTGAGGAGCGCGCAGCTCTGCGGGCAGCAGTGCCCGTTTTGGGTTGGAAAACGCGCAATTTccgcgggcggcgcggcccgTGTGCGCATGCGCGCGGCGCCGGAAGCGCGGGCCGTTCGAGCGCCatggcgggagcggcggggcccggcccggccccggggcaccggcaccggcaccggccaGGGGGGCTccggccgggccgcggggccggggcagcggccTCGGGCGGGACGAGCCCCGAGAGAGCCGCCGcggggagccagggctggcggAGCGGCAG TGCCCTGTACTTCTCTTCCAGCAGCGATGACGAATTTGAAATGT ttttagCTAGACTGAAAACTCCCAAATCTGTTTCTAAAAAGGCAGATACAAG tttGAAAGACTTCATTGATGACTCGGATGATTTCTTCTTGGACTTGAAGGTGAAAAAGAGTACAACCAAGAGTG CACAGAAAGATCTTCAGACCCCAAGAAAGCTGATGACTCCTGGAAACAGAAACACCTGCTGCCAAGAATTGCAGTATCCAGACACTTCAAGTGACATTGAAGATTCTGTCTTTGTAGACAGTCCCTGGCTGAACCACCAAAAAGAGGGAGTGAAAGACTTGAGAGAGAGTCAGAAGTGCAGAAATCTTTCACCTCCACAAAATCGGAAAGAGTCAGATTTCAAAGGCAGTCCAGATTGGCTTGttagaaggaaagaaagaagctgtgaagatacagaaaataaattgccAGCTGTGGCACTAGGGCATGGTGCAGGGGTGGAATCAGATAGCTCAGATGAGAGTTTTGGATCTTTAATGGAACGGATAAAGAAGCGAAGTCTGCCCCGCAAACCAGCCCTAAGCACGAGTAAAAATGTCTTTCAGCCCAGCACCACAG AAAACAGCAAGCCACCCTGCAAAGATGCTCAGCCTGTGAAAGGGGAGGGAGTCAAGACACCAAAGCCAAAATCCATTTCACTTCAAGAAACACCTTCCATGATAAGGACTCCTGCAAGAATTCCTGGGAATGAATCAGTCAGCTGCTCACAGTCAGCAAAGACAGAGAAAAG GCTCAGGGTATGTACAGTGCCTGGTTGTTTCTTGCAAGATCTTTCAAATCCAGCCTCCCACTATGTGAAgtatttcaagaaaaataaagaggagCTGGCCCAGAAGCTCTACAGGCTGTTTAATAGTACTATCTTTGAGCAGAAG ttaCCAGAGGACATGGTAATCACCTGGAATAAGAAAATGAGGAAGACAGCAGGGTATTGTGTAACAGGGCAGAGGGCAGGCCCTGAAGGGAAGCGTTACGCTCGCATTGAACTCTCTGAGAAAGTCTGTGACTCTGCAG ATCGCCTTCGGGACACGCTGATCCACGAGGTTTGCCACGCAGCCACCTGGCTCATCAACGGCGTCCGCGACGGACACGGCCGCTTCTGGAGGTTCTACGCCAGCAAATCAGCTGCCATccacccagagctgccactgGTGACACGGTGCCACAGCTACGAGATTAATTACAAGTACACCTATGAGTGTGTTCGCTGCAAAGCTAC GATCGGGCGGCACTCGCGGTCCCTGGACACGGCGCGGTTCGTGTGCGCCTTCTGCGGGGGGCAGCTGGCCCTCaggcagcccccggcccggggGGGCACCCCTGCCAGGCCACAGCTCACACCCTTCGCCAGGTATGTGAAGGAAAACTACGCGCTTGCTAAGAGAGAGCAGCACGGGCTGAGCCATGCTCAGGTCATGAAGAAACTCAGTGCTGATTTTGCTGCGAAAACCAAGCTGGAAGATTCCTTCTGA
- the GCNA gene encoding germ cell nuclear acidic protein isoform X1, translating to MYRGAVLGTVAKTLKKKKNKALVCQFDRFDRCVTFCAAVSKSTVLAMTAPVCEERAALRAAVPVLGWKTRNFRGRRGPCAHARGAGSAGRSSAMAGAAGPGPAPGHRHRHRPGGLRPGRGAGAAASGGTSPERAAAGSQGWRSGSSALYFSSSSDDEFEMFLARLKTPKSVSKKADTSLKDFIDDSDDFFLDLKVKKSTTKSAQKDLQTPRKLMTPGNRNTCCQELQYPDTSSDIEDSVFVDSPWLNHQKEGVKDLRESQKCRNLSPPQNRKESDFKGSPDWLVRRKERSCEDTENKLPAVALGHGAGVESDSSDESFGSLMERIKKRSLPRKPALSTSKNVFQPSTTENSKPPCKDAQPVKGEGVKTPKPKSISLQETPSMIRTPARIPGNESVSCSQSAKTEKRLRVCTVPGCFLQDLSNPASHYVKYFKKNKEELAQKLYRLFNSTIFEQKLPEDMVITWNKKMRKTAGYCVTGQRAGPEGKRYARIELSEKVCDSADRLRDTLIHEVCHAATWLINGVRDGHGRFWRFYASKSAAIHPELPLVTRCHSYEINYKYTYECVRCKATIGRHSRSLDTARFVCAFCGGQLALRQPPARGGTPARPQLTPFARYVKENYALAKREQHGLSHAQVMKKLSADFAAKTKLEDSF from the exons ATGTATAGGGGTGCAGTCCTAGGTACTGTAgcaaagactttaaaaaaaaaaaaaaataaagctttggTTTGCCAGTTTGACCGATTTGACCGCTGTGTCACGTTTTGTGCTGCTGTCAGCAAGAGCACGGTGCTGGCCATGACCGCTCCCGTGTGTGAGGAGCGCGCAGCTCTGCGGGCAGCAGTGCCCGTTTTGGGTTGGAAAACGCGCAATTTccgcgggcggcgcggcccgTGTGCGCATGCGCGCGGCGCCGGAAGCGCGGGCCGTTCGAGCGCCatggcgggagcggcggggcccggcccggccccggggcaccggcaccggcaccggccaGGGGGGCTccggccgggccgcggggccggggcagcggccTCGGGCGGGACGAGCCCCGAGAGAGCCGCCGcggggagccagggctggcggAGCGGCAG CAGTGCCCTGTACTTCTCTTCCAGCAGCGATGACGAATTTGAAATGT ttttagCTAGACTGAAAACTCCCAAATCTGTTTCTAAAAAGGCAGATACAAG tttGAAAGACTTCATTGATGACTCGGATGATTTCTTCTTGGACTTGAAGGTGAAAAAGAGTACAACCAAGAGTG CACAGAAAGATCTTCAGACCCCAAGAAAGCTGATGACTCCTGGAAACAGAAACACCTGCTGCCAAGAATTGCAGTATCCAGACACTTCAAGTGACATTGAAGATTCTGTCTTTGTAGACAGTCCCTGGCTGAACCACCAAAAAGAGGGAGTGAAAGACTTGAGAGAGAGTCAGAAGTGCAGAAATCTTTCACCTCCACAAAATCGGAAAGAGTCAGATTTCAAAGGCAGTCCAGATTGGCTTGttagaaggaaagaaagaagctgtgaagatacagaaaataaattgccAGCTGTGGCACTAGGGCATGGTGCAGGGGTGGAATCAGATAGCTCAGATGAGAGTTTTGGATCTTTAATGGAACGGATAAAGAAGCGAAGTCTGCCCCGCAAACCAGCCCTAAGCACGAGTAAAAATGTCTTTCAGCCCAGCACCACAG AAAACAGCAAGCCACCCTGCAAAGATGCTCAGCCTGTGAAAGGGGAGGGAGTCAAGACACCAAAGCCAAAATCCATTTCACTTCAAGAAACACCTTCCATGATAAGGACTCCTGCAAGAATTCCTGGGAATGAATCAGTCAGCTGCTCACAGTCAGCAAAGACAGAGAAAAG GCTCAGGGTATGTACAGTGCCTGGTTGTTTCTTGCAAGATCTTTCAAATCCAGCCTCCCACTATGTGAAgtatttcaagaaaaataaagaggagCTGGCCCAGAAGCTCTACAGGCTGTTTAATAGTACTATCTTTGAGCAGAAG ttaCCAGAGGACATGGTAATCACCTGGAATAAGAAAATGAGGAAGACAGCAGGGTATTGTGTAACAGGGCAGAGGGCAGGCCCTGAAGGGAAGCGTTACGCTCGCATTGAACTCTCTGAGAAAGTCTGTGACTCTGCAG ATCGCCTTCGGGACACGCTGATCCACGAGGTTTGCCACGCAGCCACCTGGCTCATCAACGGCGTCCGCGACGGACACGGCCGCTTCTGGAGGTTCTACGCCAGCAAATCAGCTGCCATccacccagagctgccactgGTGACACGGTGCCACAGCTACGAGATTAATTACAAGTACACCTATGAGTGTGTTCGCTGCAAAGCTAC GATCGGGCGGCACTCGCGGTCCCTGGACACGGCGCGGTTCGTGTGCGCCTTCTGCGGGGGGCAGCTGGCCCTCaggcagcccccggcccggggGGGCACCCCTGCCAGGCCACAGCTCACACCCTTCGCCAGGTATGTGAAGGAAAACTACGCGCTTGCTAAGAGAGAGCAGCACGGGCTGAGCCATGCTCAGGTCATGAAGAAACTCAGTGCTGATTTTGCTGCGAAAACCAAGCTGGAAGATTCCTTCTGA
- the GCNA gene encoding germ cell nuclear acidic protein isoform X3 produces MTCSALYFSSSSDDEFEMFLARLKTPKSVSKKADTSLKDFIDDSDDFFLDLKVKKSTTKSAQKDLQTPRKLMTPGNRNTCCQELQYPDTSSDIEDSVFVDSPWLNHQKEGVKDLRESQKCRNLSPPQNRKESDFKGSPDWLVRRKERSCEDTENKLPAVALGHGAGVESDSSDESFGSLMERIKKRSLPRKPALSTSKNVFQPSTTENSKPPCKDAQPVKGEGVKTPKPKSISLQETPSMIRTPARIPGNESVSCSQSAKTEKRLRVCTVPGCFLQDLSNPASHYVKYFKKNKEELAQKLYRLFNSTIFEQKLPEDMVITWNKKMRKTAGYCVTGQRAGPEGKRYARIELSEKVCDSADRLRDTLIHEVCHAATWLINGVRDGHGRFWRFYASKSAAIHPELPLVTRCHSYEINYKYTYECVRCKATIGRHSRSLDTARFVCAFCGGQLALRQPPARGGTPARPQLTPFARYVKENYALAKREQHGLSHAQVMKKLSADFAAKTKLEDSF; encoded by the exons atgactTG CAGTGCCCTGTACTTCTCTTCCAGCAGCGATGACGAATTTGAAATGT ttttagCTAGACTGAAAACTCCCAAATCTGTTTCTAAAAAGGCAGATACAAG tttGAAAGACTTCATTGATGACTCGGATGATTTCTTCTTGGACTTGAAGGTGAAAAAGAGTACAACCAAGAGTG CACAGAAAGATCTTCAGACCCCAAGAAAGCTGATGACTCCTGGAAACAGAAACACCTGCTGCCAAGAATTGCAGTATCCAGACACTTCAAGTGACATTGAAGATTCTGTCTTTGTAGACAGTCCCTGGCTGAACCACCAAAAAGAGGGAGTGAAAGACTTGAGAGAGAGTCAGAAGTGCAGAAATCTTTCACCTCCACAAAATCGGAAAGAGTCAGATTTCAAAGGCAGTCCAGATTGGCTTGttagaaggaaagaaagaagctgtgaagatacagaaaataaattgccAGCTGTGGCACTAGGGCATGGTGCAGGGGTGGAATCAGATAGCTCAGATGAGAGTTTTGGATCTTTAATGGAACGGATAAAGAAGCGAAGTCTGCCCCGCAAACCAGCCCTAAGCACGAGTAAAAATGTCTTTCAGCCCAGCACCACAG AAAACAGCAAGCCACCCTGCAAAGATGCTCAGCCTGTGAAAGGGGAGGGAGTCAAGACACCAAAGCCAAAATCCATTTCACTTCAAGAAACACCTTCCATGATAAGGACTCCTGCAAGAATTCCTGGGAATGAATCAGTCAGCTGCTCACAGTCAGCAAAGACAGAGAAAAG GCTCAGGGTATGTACAGTGCCTGGTTGTTTCTTGCAAGATCTTTCAAATCCAGCCTCCCACTATGTGAAgtatttcaagaaaaataaagaggagCTGGCCCAGAAGCTCTACAGGCTGTTTAATAGTACTATCTTTGAGCAGAAG ttaCCAGAGGACATGGTAATCACCTGGAATAAGAAAATGAGGAAGACAGCAGGGTATTGTGTAACAGGGCAGAGGGCAGGCCCTGAAGGGAAGCGTTACGCTCGCATTGAACTCTCTGAGAAAGTCTGTGACTCTGCAG ATCGCCTTCGGGACACGCTGATCCACGAGGTTTGCCACGCAGCCACCTGGCTCATCAACGGCGTCCGCGACGGACACGGCCGCTTCTGGAGGTTCTACGCCAGCAAATCAGCTGCCATccacccagagctgccactgGTGACACGGTGCCACAGCTACGAGATTAATTACAAGTACACCTATGAGTGTGTTCGCTGCAAAGCTAC GATCGGGCGGCACTCGCGGTCCCTGGACACGGCGCGGTTCGTGTGCGCCTTCTGCGGGGGGCAGCTGGCCCTCaggcagcccccggcccggggGGGCACCCCTGCCAGGCCACAGCTCACACCCTTCGCCAGGTATGTGAAGGAAAACTACGCGCTTGCTAAGAGAGAGCAGCACGGGCTGAGCCATGCTCAGGTCATGAAGAAACTCAGTGCTGATTTTGCTGCGAAAACCAAGCTGGAAGATTCCTTCTGA
- the BRCC3 gene encoding lys-63-specific deubiquitinase BRCC36 — MTYLHPPGPPRRVRRDKPSPAPRARRLPAPARRPRRPGPGPSRAALSRVGPGRPAQARPRHPPPLRRGHRPPGGTRAEPRCCRSRGRHGPSGAPHRSPGRGPRRLAGRARERRCHWCGRPGGGARGGRAGAGKMAVQAVHLEADAFLVCLNHALSTEKEEVMGLCIGEVDTSRIVHIHSVIILRRSDKRKDRVEISPEQLSAASTEAERLAEMTGRPMRVVGWYHSHPHITVWPSHVDVRTQAMYQMMDQGFVGLIFSCFIEDKNTKTGRILYTCFQSVQAQKSSEYDRIEIPIHVVPHETIGKVCLESAVELPKILCQEEQDAYRRIHSLTHLDSVTKIHNGSVFTKNLCSQMSAISGPLLQWLEDRLEQNKQRMQELQQEKEQLLEELAALE, encoded by the exons ATGACCTACCTGCACCCGCCGGGACCGCCGCGCCGCGTGCGCCGCGATAAGCCGTcccccgccccccgcgcccgccgcctcCCCGCGCCGGCCCGCAGGCCCCGGaggccgggcccggggccgagccgagccgcgTTAAGCCGGGTCGGGCCGGGCCGCCCCGCCCAGGCCCGGCCCCGCCATCCCCCGCCGCTCCGCCGCGGGCATCGGCCGCCGGGCGGAACCCGGGCGGAACCCCGGTGCTGCCGCTCCCGTGGGCGGCACGGCCCTTCCGGCGCGCCGCACCGCTCGCCTGGCCGGGGGCCGCGCCGATTGGCTGGGAGGGCCCGCGAGCGCCGCTGCCATTGGTGCGGGCGgccggggggcggggccaggggcGGGCGCGCCGGCGCGGGCAAGATGGCGGTGCAGGCGGTGCACCTGGAGGCGGACGCGTTCCTGGTGTGCCTGAACCACGCGCTGAGCACCGAGAAGGAGGAGGTCATGGGGCTCTGCATCGGAGAG GTGGACACCAGCCGGATCGTGCACATCCACTCCGTGATAATCCTGCGCCGCTCTGACAAGAGGAAGGACCGTGTGGAGATCTCGCCCGAGCAGCTCTCAGCTGCTTCCACCGAAGCAGAGA GGTTGGCAGAGATGACAGGACGCCCCATGAGGGTGGTGGGCTGGTACCACTCCCACCCCCACATCACCGTGTGGCCCTCACACGTGG aTGTCCGCACACAGGCCATGTACCAGATGATGGACCAAGGCTTCGTAGGGCTCATCTTTTCCTGCTTCATTGAGGACAAGAACACCAAG acAGGTAGAATTCTCTATACTTGTTTCCAGTCTGTTCAGGCCCAGAAGAGCTCAGA ATATGACAGGATTGAAATCCCCATTCATGTTGTGCCCCATGAAACCATTGGGAAGGTGTGTCTGGAGTCAGCTGTGGAGCTGCCCAAGATCCTTTGCCAGGAAGAGCAGGATGCCTACAGGAGAATCCACAG CCTCACCCATCTGGACTCTGTAACCAAGATCCATAATGGCTCAG TGTTCACAAAGAACCTCTGCAGCCAAATGTCAGCCATCAGTGGGcccctgctgcagtggctcGAGGACAGACTGGAGCAGAACAAGCAGCGcatgcaggagctgcagcaggagaaggagcagctgctggaggaacttgctgctttagagtGA
- the MTCP1 gene encoding protein p13 MTCP-1 yields the protein MAQGGRAGAPPVRLWVRRVGVYCDEHRKTWLVAAEEEEGMLRARIQRVQVPLGEALRPSQLPPSRLPHMWQLSQGEQYRDSNSRVWEIEHHLMLDGVEELLLKLVPGD from the exons ATGGCGcagggcgggcgggcgggcgctcCCCCCGTGCGCCTCTGGGTGCGCCGCGTGGGGGTTTACTGCGATGAGCACCGCAAAACCTGGCTCGTGGCTGCGGAAGAG GAGGAAGGTATGCTGAGGGCTCGGATCCAAAGAGTTCAGGTTCCCCTGGGTGAGGCGCTGCGACCCAGCCAGCTCCCCCCATCCCGGCTGCCTCACATGTGGCAGCTGTCCCAGGGTGAGCAGTACAGGGATAGTAACTCTCGCGTTTGGGAGATAGAGCACCATCTCATG CTTGATGGTGTTGAAGAACTGCTGCTTAAACTCGTGCCTGGGGATTAA
- the CMC4 gene encoding cx9C motif-containing protein 4 has protein sequence MSRKDPCQKQACEIQKCLQANNYVESKCEAALQEMRKCCARYPKGRSICCSGFEREEREREKAKVTSEGISPPPQ, from the exons ATGTCCCGGAAGGATCCCTGCCAGAAACAAGCCTGTGAAATACAGAAATGCTTGCAAG CAAACAACTACGTGGAGTCCAAGTGTGAAGCTGCGCTGCAGGAGATGCGGAAATGCTGCGCTCGCTACCCCAAGGGCAGGTCCATCTGCTGCTCAGGGTTTGAGAGagaagaaagggagagagaaaaggccaAGGTGACTTCAGAAGGAATTTCCCCACCACCTCAGTAA
- the FUNDC2 gene encoding FUN14 domain-containing protein 2, translating into MAVPGGGAKDDTFNVLDLAEYTKNRPWWRKVFAPNSGSSAEKYNVATQLVIGGVTGWCTGFIFQKVGKLAATAVGGGFFLLQIANHTGYIKVDWNLVQRDMNKAKQQLKFHTSGNEMPPEVKSRVDEVVIFLKKNAILTGGFAGGFMLGIAS; encoded by the exons ATGGCGGTGCCGGGCGGAg GTGCGAAGGACGACACGTTCAACGTGCTGGACCTGGCGGAGTACACCAAGAACCGGCCCTGGTGGCGCAAGGTGTTCGCCCCCAACTCGGGGTCGAGCGCTGAGAAATACAACGTGGCCACGCAGCTGGTGATCGGAGGGGTGACGGGATG GTGTACTGGATTCATCTTCCAGAAAGTTGGAAAGCTGGCAGCGACAGCAGTGGGAGGAGGCTTTTTCCTGCTTCAG ATTGCAAACCACACGGGATACATCAAGGTGGACTGGAACCTAGTACAACGGGACATGAACAAAgccaagcagcagctgaagtttCACACCAGTGGCAATGAAATGCCTCCAGAAGTGAAAAGCAGAGTGGATGAG GTGGTCATATTTCTGAAGAAGAATGCTATCCTGACTGGAGGGTTTGCTGGAGGATTCATGCTTGGAATCGCATCCTAG